The Paenibacillus sp. 481 DNA window ACAGATGTAGTGTTCGACAGTCACTTCATATGGAGTGTTCAAGGATTTGGCAATGTTTTGAATAGTGGCGTACTCTGATCGCTTAATCTCCCCATTTTCAATTCTTGCAATCGTTGTGCGATGAACTCCTGACAGTTCTTGTAGTTGGGGGACAGACAAATCTGCGTCTATTCTGTGCTGTCTAAGGAGATCGCCTATAGTTAAATATAGTTGCGAACCCGTGGACATATGCGTGCCCTCCTTTTGACATGAAATAATGGTATATAGTTCACCGTGTTTTACCTATCTCGTAAATCGAAAACAAAAAGGCACCGCTATAAAAGCAGTGCCTAGTGCGGGTAATTTAAAGTTCCTCCATCGATAAACATATTTATCACATGCAGTCTCTTATTTCTTCTTACGAGAACGCGAGAATTCCTCAATGACAGGATACGTCTTCACCATGTTAGTGAGCGCTGTCTTATCGAGCAAATGCCCATTCATCACAACCGCATGAATACGAGTTGTGTTGCGAATATCCGTCAGCGGATTAGCGTCTAGTAAGACGAGATCCGCCTGTTTCCCTGCCTCAACCGTGCCTTGCTGATCCTCATTTTCCAAGTAGCGTGCTGGGTTGATCGTAGCGGACTGCAGAGCTTGCAGCGGGCTAAGCCCCGCTTTAACTAGCAGCTGTAATTCCTCATGTAAACTAAAGCCGTAATATAAATTTTGCATGCCATACGTCACGTCAGAACCAGCCATAATCGGAACACCCGCCTGATTCATTTTGCGAACTAAATCCAAATTAATCTGCTCCATTTTCTTAAGAAGAACACCCGCTTTTTTATCTTTTAGCGACTGTTTGATGATCTGAGCCCATTGCTGTTGAATAGCTGGCTGAATAAATCGAATACGCTCATCCGGAGCCAATGTATTTAAACTTGTCATCGTGACAAGCGTGGGAACTTGATACGTCTCGTTCTTTTTAAAAATTTCAAACAGTTTCCCAGCTTCCACAGCATCATACTGTGCTGCTGCTTGAAGTTCATATTCATAGTAAAGCAAATGATCTTTGTCGAGAGCGCCTTGTTCTGCTTGCTTCACAAATCGATTGAATAGGCCTGATTGTTTAGAAGCCGTAGCTATGTGCATACCGTGCAAATGCTCAAAGCTTCTCATACCGTCATTAGAAGCTACTCCTGCTCCTACGGTAAAAGGTAAATGACCGCTAATCGGTAGCTGCTGCTTGTTTGCTTCGTCAACAACAGCCTTATACATGTTCTCCGAAATGTGAGAGTAAATTTTAACATGATCCACCTTGTATGATTTCAACTGCCGCACCGCTTTACGGGCTTCTGCTTCAGTTTGCAAATTGTATTGATGCGGTGGCACCTGATTATTCGGAAATTTATTAACGACTTTGCCGGAATACACGATGCGGGGAGTTAACGTGCCTTTTTGATTTAGTTTGTGTGTTATTTGAACATGATGGAGACTAGAGCCCATATCTCTAACGCCCGTCACTCCATTTGCCAAAAAGTGAGGCACGGCGCTATCCATATAATTATCCATATGCACGTGCATATCCCACAAGCCTGGAATGAGATACTTCCCCGAGGCTTTAATAATACGAGCTTTATCAGGAACATCGATATCACTCGTATCATCAATGCGTGCGATTTGGTTGTCTGTGACTACAACCGATTGATTCGGCTTAAGCTTCCCTGTCTTCACATCTACTATAGTAACATCCTGCACAATAAGGCTGGTGTTCTCGGTCGGCTTCGGCGGCACAATCATAGCATGACTCGTTTGCGCCAACATTCCCGATAGCATGATTACAATCAACATTTTTACACTGTTCTTAAACAAATACATTCACCCTTTTCCCTAATATGTGTTCACACCAATCAGATGTCTAAGGGTGAATATACCTGCTCATTTGTCATATGGCATAGTGACAAACTGTCATAAGACGAATATGACACGATATGTAGCTGTTATCTCGTCTCCAACATTTTAAACTGCCAGAACTCTCCCTTACTATTAATCACTCCGCGAATGGAAGGCTGCCCTTGCTTCGTGAACGTGTACATATCTAACTTCACATCTACGCTAGTTCCACTTAACTGAACATTAAATAGCTGTTGAACCATGGAATTTGCCGCATTTATCGCCTGCTCACTTGAATAGAAAGGAACAGCAAACACGTCTTTTTTCGTTTGCCCTTGCTTAGGTGCGATGTACTTATTTTTGGCCAAAATAGATACGACATTGCCCATGTTTGCCTCAATATTGACGACATAATCCGCCTTTAGATCATATAGCTTCCATAGGTCAACACTACCGACTTGCACGCGCAGCGCCTTATCAAAAGCCACATCTTTGCCCGAAAACTGCTTTATCGCCGTTTTTGCCGTATCCAGTGCACTCTTCTCGACACCGTTTACCGCATATTCAGTCGACACATACGTAATCAGATTACTCTTTGCATTCACTTCCACAAACAATTTATTATTGCCCATAAAGGAATACCTATCTGTATTTGAAAAATGAGCTTTACTGCGCGTTATCTTATCGAACGTATACGTTCGCTTAGCATCCATTTGTTGCAAATGACCTTTTACCATATCCATTAAAGAAGGGTCTACTTCGTGCAGCTTAAACTGCACATTAACCGAACGTACCTTGCCAGACTGCTCGACTGTGACATCGACATCTTTTTCCTTCGAATAAATCACATACCGATTATCTGGCAATAACACGACCTCATTCAGCTCTACTACCTTATTAGGTGCAATTTCTCTTATTGCTTGTAATGCAGCATCCTTAACATGGGCATCTATATGAGATATGGTCAGCTCATTATGCTCAGACTCGCGTTCAGTCATCGTTTCCACTTCTTGTGAAGCTGTTTGTTTCGATGCAGCTGACACGTTAGTTGCATACAAAGGAACTGTTGACAGCAATAAGCCTGTGACCGTTAGTGTGGTAAGAAACAACCGATAAGATTTCATATTTGCTATCCTCCTGAATTCGTTATACCGTTAAATCGTTGAATCGTGAAACCGCGAAAATATTAACTCGTTATACGTTTAAGCCATACTTCTAATAACGAAGTATCCTACCATAACTTTCATACCATTTCATCCCAACATTTGCAACAGTGTTGAATCATTCCCATCTGTACATGGAAAATAAAAAACACTTGCTCCTTTTACTGACTAACTGATTAGCAGTAAAAACAAGCAAGTGTTTATGAATGAGCATGTACGATCTAGAATGAGCTAGAGTGAGCTATAGTAAGATAGGATAAGCTGGGCTTATTTGAAATGAGTTAGTTCGTCATTTGTACTGTGTTGTCCATCTTCTCTTTAGCCTTTTGCGGTATTTCCTCAGATTGAATTTCTTCATAGGTGGCTACTTCGTGATTTCCTCTATCATCTGTATACTCCCTTACATGCACAAGGAGATAAGCATTTTGTTTCAAGTTTTTATGCGCGCTAAATGTAATTGGCGTCTCTGTGCCATCTTTATCATACGCTTTTAGTTGATAGTAATAACGTGACGAGTCCTCGTCCGCACCTTGCTTATCCCCATTGTTCGTAATTTGAACGTACATTTTCGTGGCACCCCATTGCTGCTTCACCTTTGCGAGGTCTACTCCCGAGAGCACCAATCCAGCACCCAGCACGACACCAAATACGACAACAACCATCAATGCAATCGCGACTTTTTTCAATTGGTTCACCTTCTATATATTGTGATATTTCGTATATTAGCACAGCCCCTCCGATCTACACATTTATTTGCATGACAACATCCTTTCATTAATGTCACGATACGTGTTTAAAAAATGCATAACCGCAAAATGTAAGGGTTTACATAAAGCTTTTGTATTAAAAACATATTTTTTTGGATAAAAATACGCAAAAAAGATCGCGTTATCATATAAATATTACCATTTATTGTTTGGTTTTCTATATTCAAATCCGTACGTTGTATTTATAATGTTTGAAAAGCATTCCTATTTTCCAGTTGAAAGGAAGTTGATATCTATGAAAACCGCACAAATCGAGCAGACAGAAACGCTAAATCCGTACGAAATCGCGAAACAGCAAATTGATGCAGCAGCGACTAAGCTACAACTCCCTCTGCATATTACAGAATTGCTCAAACGACCAAAGCGCGTACTCACTGTCAACTTTCCCGTACAAATGGATGATGGCACGGTACGCATTTTTGAAGGCTACCGTTCCCAGCATAACGATGCTATCGGGCCAACAAAAGGTGGCATTCGCTTCCACCCCGATGTAACGCTGGATGAAGTTAAAGCGCTATCCATGTGGATGACATTCAAATGTGGCGTTGTCGGCTTGCCTTACGGCGGCGGTAAAGGTGGCGTTATATGCGACCCGCGCACATTGAGCAAGCGCGAACTCGAGCGTTTGAGCCGTGCTTTTATGGAAGCAATTGCTGACATTGTCGGCCCTGAACGTGATATCCCCGCACCAGACGTATATACGACACCAGAAATTATGGGCTGGATGATGGATACGTACAGCCGCCTTAAAGGACATTATTCTCCAGGCGTCATTACAGGGAAGCCGATTATCGTAGGCGGCTCTCAAGGACGTACGAACGCTACGGCGCAAGGTTGCGTATACGCGATTCGCTCCGCACTGCAAGACATCGGCCTACCGATTGAACAAGCGACTGTCGCGGTTCAAGGCTTCGGCAACGCGGGACGCATTGCAGCACGGCTGTTAGCTGAACTTGGTTGTAAAATCATCGCCGTAAGTGATTCACGTGGCGGTATCTACGATCCAAACGGATTGCAAATTGACCGTGTGGAACAATTGAAAGACGAATCATCTATCGCTAATTATGGCCCATCGTGTCATATCACGAACGAGCAATTGCTAGAGCTTGATGTAGATATCCTTATTCCAGCTGCGCTTGAGAACGTAATTACGCAGGAAAATGCAGCACGCATCAAGGCACGTATCGTGGCAGAGGCAGCAAATGGCCCTACGACGCCAGAAGCAGACAGCATCTTGAGCAAAAAGGGTACCATCGTCATTCCGGATATTTTGGCGAATGCTGGTGGAGTTACGGTGTCGTACTTTGAATGGGTACAGAACTTAATGAACTACTACTGGAGCGAAGCCGAAGTATTGGAGAAGCTAGAAACGACGATCGTACAGTCGTACGAAGCGGTTCGTGATTTAGCGAAGACGTACGATACGGATCTTCGTACGGCAGCGTATATGATTTCGCTTAAGCGCGTTACCGAGGCAATGCAAGCTCGCGGTTGGGTGTAAATTGAGGATTGAATTTTTATAAATTTTCATAGTAGATACAATAGCTTGGATCAAGCCGTTTCGTGAGAAGAGGGATGTCTCGAAAGTCGTTGAACATGACGACAGGGCATCTCTCTTCTCATTTTGCGGCTAATGACTATCGTTGCGGACACAGTGAGCCTCTATTAAGTAAGTAGACACAGTCTTTAATTGGTCACCAGTAAACGTATAATCCCTCTCAAAGAATAGATACCAATTAAATCTCGAAACTTTACCAATACGCATGGCTACAGGAGTGCTAGATGTACGCCCTCCCGTCTCAATTTTGAAGTATGAGCTTCGATTATTACATGCTGATTTTGCAACAACTTTTTGCGTTTTAGACCCTCGGTACTGCATAGGTCATTTGCGAGGCTGCTTCATTATAGGACCTTCCTTTTCGTAATTATAGACCGGACATTCTTTTTATTCCTTTATCGCATTATCTAGCTGCACTTTTTAAGACTCTCTTTATAAGGAGCAGTAGTTCATCGTTGCTGCACATCATTTCCCTACACCACTTGTGCACAAATTATCTGA harbors:
- a CDS encoding amidohydrolase family protein, with product MLIVIMLSGMLAQTSHAMIVPPKPTENTSLIVQDVTIVDVKTGKLKPNQSVVVTDNQIARIDDTSDIDVPDKARIIKASGKYLIPGLWDMHVHMDNYMDSAVPHFLANGVTGVRDMGSSLHHVQITHKLNQKGTLTPRIVYSGKVVNKFPNNQVPPHQYNLQTEAEARKAVRQLKSYKVDHVKIYSHISENMYKAVVDEANKQQLPISGHLPFTVGAGVASNDGMRSFEHLHGMHIATASKQSGLFNRFVKQAEQGALDKDHLLYYEYELQAAAQYDAVEAGKLFEIFKKNETYQVPTLVTMTSLNTLAPDERIRFIQPAIQQQWAQIIKQSLKDKKAGVLLKKMEQINLDLVRKMNQAGVPIMAGSDVTYGMQNLYYGFSLHEELQLLVKAGLSPLQALQSATINPARYLENEDQQGTVEAGKQADLVLLDANPLTDIRNTTRIHAVVMNGHLLDKTALTNMVKTYPVIEEFSRSRKKK
- a CDS encoding YxeA family protein, encoding MKKVAIALMVVVVFGVVLGAGLVLSGVDLAKVKQQWGATKMYVQITNNGDKQGADEDSSRYYYQLKAYDKDGTETPITFSAHKNLKQNAYLLVHVREYTDDRGNHEVATYEEIQSEEIPQKAKEKMDNTVQMTN
- a CDS encoding Glu/Leu/Phe/Val family dehydrogenase; this encodes MKTAQIEQTETLNPYEIAKQQIDAAATKLQLPLHITELLKRPKRVLTVNFPVQMDDGTVRIFEGYRSQHNDAIGPTKGGIRFHPDVTLDEVKALSMWMTFKCGVVGLPYGGGKGGVICDPRTLSKRELERLSRAFMEAIADIVGPERDIPAPDVYTTPEIMGWMMDTYSRLKGHYSPGVITGKPIIVGGSQGRTNATAQGCVYAIRSALQDIGLPIEQATVAVQGFGNAGRIAARLLAELGCKIIAVSDSRGGIYDPNGLQIDRVEQLKDESSIANYGPSCHITNEQLLELDVDILIPAALENVITQENAARIKARIVAEAANGPTTPEADSILSKKGTIVIPDILANAGGVTVSYFEWVQNLMNYYWSEAEVLEKLETTIVQSYEAVRDLAKTYDTDLRTAAYMISLKRVTEAMQARGWV